The Anopheles coluzzii chromosome 2, AcolN3, whole genome shotgun sequence genome window below encodes:
- the LOC125906611 gene encoding uncharacterized protein LOC125906611, giving the protein MENKNKNVSIVDENGNPGKRPLSMLRNFEEEEETTLDSGNAKKQQKEQPSGTMKNYIVFPNGQKLEIRGTICGAVNLDQTVCAKPLDANPSSTQTQQTIF; this is encoded by the exons atggaaaacaaaaacaaaaacgtaagCATCGTAGACGAAAATGGGAATCCTGGTAAGCGGCCCTTAAGCATGCTAAGAAattttgaagaagaagaagaaacaacactTG ATTCTGGAAACGctaaaaagcagcaaaaagagCAACCATCTGGGACAATGAagaattatattgtttttccaAATGGACAAAAACTAGAAATTCGTGGCACTATTTGTG GTGCTGTCAATCTGGATCAAACTGTATGTGCGAAACCATTAGATGCTAATCCGA gctccacacaaacacagcaaactattttttaa
- the LOC120959778 gene encoding uncharacterized protein LOC120959778 produces the protein MSRVSHWHKFTSHKSAIKSDLLPEILALVDKRALTPILAKPSVSNASRSHTSTNVSSLNATNTSRTTKTASARRTFTNSTELTDDIQAANDTNTVDDSDNCNHYNHRTKPTSDVSAGNYRTNTQASSDPVLNQNTTNTGIAEKVWLYFTNIKSHVSADDMRVWLKAVLPTDDINVYRLTKKGVNLDSMSFISFKVSVPKSLKELALHSTIWPVSLTVREFVARGLPKQRVHERARFDPSELISHRTNSENCSSAVPKTTAHPDHFLEHRSPPPQRVILSPSQMTEILEAIQLEFPPTPPQLSPGVGLQSQSNLSNTNRSPQISPFAKRIAHK, from the exons ATGTCACGAGTTTCGCATTGGCACAAATTCACTTCTCACAA atcggctatcaagagcgatttgcttcctgagatcctcgctctcgTTGATAAGCGAGCGCTAACACCCATATTAGCTAAGCCGTCTGTTAGCAACGCATCGCGATCGCACACATCCACTAATGTATCGTCGCTCAATGCCACAAATACATCCAGAACGACTAAAACAGCTTCCGCTCGCCGTACATTTACTAACTCAACGGAGCTCACTGATGATATCCAAGCTGCGAACGATACAAACACTGTGGATGATTCTGACAACTGTAACCACTACAATCATCGTACTAAGCCGACTAGTGATGTTAGTGCTGGAAACTATCGAACAAATACACAAGCATCTTCTGATCCTGTTTTGaaccaaaacaccaccaacacgggcATAGCCGAGAAAGTATGGTTATACTTCACGAACATCAAATCGCATGTCTCGGCTgatgatatgcgtgtgtggcttaAAGCTGTGCTACCAACGGACGATATTAATGTTTACCGTCTCACGAAAAAGGGTGTGAACCTGGACTCGATGTCATTCATATCGTTCAAAGTGAGTGTTCCTAAATCTCTTAAGGAGCTTGCGCTGCACTCTACTATTTGGCCAGTTTCACTTACTGTTCGGGAGTTTGTTGCTCGTGGCCTACCAAAGCAACGTGTACATGAAAGGGCTCGATTTGACCCTTCTGAGCTTATTTCGCATCGTACAAATAGTGAAAATTGCTCTTCAGCTGTGCCAAAAACTACCGCTCATCCGGATCATTTTTTGGAACATCGATCGCCACCCCCACAGCGCGTGATTCTATCACCATCCCAGATGACCGAGATCCTAGAGGCTATTCAACTGGAGTTTCCTCCCACACCGCCTCAGTTATCACCGGGGGTGGGGCTTCAATCACAATCGAATCTCAGCAACACGAACCGCTCACCACAGATcagcccgtttgccaaacggatagCTCACAAGTAA